TGCGTGGGGCTGGCAGCCACTCTGTGAGAGAAACAGAAGGGGTCGCGAGTCCTAGCGGGACagcttaaataataataataaaaataataataataatcataataattaaaaaaaagggggggggctaGGGGAAGGAAGTTAGCCAAAAAAAAATAGGGCAGCAAGGAGCCGTGAGCGCGCCCTTTGCCGGATGCCggccctgtgctgctggcgggTTTGGTACCTGGCGCCTTCGCTCGCCCTGTGATTGtctggcctggctctgctcagctGGGACAGGAACTGGTCCAGCCTCATCACGCTGGATTTGGCCTCTCCAGCCACCAGAGTGGTGGCCTGGATGTgtccctcttcccccagcagcacTTCCCAGCTAAGATCCAGCCTGGCGCAAGGAGGGAAGCAGGTACGACTGCCAGATAAATCGGCCAAGCCCCTACCACTGGTGCGGGTGCAGGCACAGCCTGGCATAGCCAACAGGAGATGGTCAAGGCACTCGTTGCTcatggttttgtgttttttatttttcttcccctaaaaaaaaaacaacccaggaaGGTGGAGACTGAGACTTGCTGCAACCTGCCTCTGCATCCTGGGGTTCGGAGCTGGCCGTGGCGGTCGCAGGCAGGCTGCTTGTACCAGGGTGGCACCGCTTCTACCAAAACCCACCACGAAACTCAGGGCTTCAAAGCCCTGCAGACAGAAAAGATGAATTTGCCCAGCCCAGGAGATGCACAATGCCTGCTCCAGGTGACCCAAACCCTCATGTTTCATGATTGCAGAGAGAGAAACCtcaaataaaaagagaagaaaaccctgaaaaacaACCAAACCGAAGCAGAGAAACAGGTAGGAGTCTGCTACAGAAAAGCCAGATAcaaaagggtaaaaaaacccctccaagcCCAAAAAAACCTATGGTGATTGTTCCTCAAGTAACTATTGCAACCAGGTGGTGTGGGCAGGGCTTCccctggctgggctccagcactGCAACCCCTGCCATAGTCTTGGCATGTTggggcttgtgctgctgctgtgccaggcacCCATCATCGTCACCAGCTGTGCAGGCGGAGGGTCCCTCTCTGGGGGAACGTTGCTGTGATTGCCTTTTTCTTGAGTTTTTCATatctactaaaaagaaaaaaaccccaaaactaaccCACCCGCCTGATTGACCCAAAGAAAGTGGGTTTAATTACACCTCGGGGGAGGCAGTTTCCTTCTGCAGCACCCTGTCCCATGCCGCAGGGCAGCCTGTCCAGCCCAAAAAGCCCCCGGCGACCCTGAGGGCACCGGCTGTACCAGACCGGTGTAAACCAAGCCCCACCCTCACAAACGGGAGCAAAGACTTTGGGATTTCAGCTTCTCACCAGAGCTGTCTGTTTATAGCAACACAAAAGCACGGTTCATTCACCCACTAAAGCTATCTCTAATCTGGTTTTTCCCAGCCTGAAAGTGAAGGGAAATCATGTCTCCTTCCCTCCGGTGGGGCTGGACCCACCGTTGCATCCCACATCCCTCGAGCATCCTGCGAGGGAGGCCGGCCAGAGGGACCGGGCTGCAGCTCCTGCGGATTTCTTAGCTGCCTTTTGCATGGTTGCCCCTGAAATCCGTCCTACCCTTCCTCAATCTTCAGGTAGAGAAGAGGGGATGCTCGGCCCCAAAGCTGGGGTTCCTCTCCATCTCCCAGCCCGGCTGTGccagcagccaccagcctgcagcGGAGCATCGGCGACGGTCAGCTTCCCGTGGCTGCCAGCTCCCTGCAATGGGTCCATGCGCTTGCAGCCGCGCTGGGACCTGCCTGTGTGCCGGGAGCCTTCCCCGGGGAAGCAACAGTGGCGGCTGCCCCaggtgggtaaaaaaaaaaaaaaatatcaaaataaaggaagaaagaagcagctggTTCCACTGGCGAGGCTGCTCAGCCGCCATGTCTCCCTCGGCCCGGACGCAATGCTTGGGTGCTCCCCAAAGTCACCTGGCTTCGGGGGAGGGggtggttttttgtctttttttaaaaagagcagcaTTTGGTTTGACTGTAAAGAGATGTGAGGCGGATGCCCCCACCACCCGGTCAGTCACTGATTGTGTTTACAAATCCTTTCTCAGCTGggtttcatcatcatcatcatcatcatcatcatcataataataataataaaaaaaaaagcaaaaagtctcCTTTAGATCTGAACCTGATTGGCTGCTGGAGGCACCAAATATCGCCGGGGGCGGCTCTGTCGGTGGTGCAGGGCCGCACTGCCCACCCAGCGCTCATCGCCCGAGGCCACCGGGGAGACCCTCACCGTCTGCCCCCGCAGGCAGCCGGGACCCAGCTGGCGCAGGGGAGCCGGAGGAGACGCAGCCCTCAGTTCCCCCGGTAAACCTCGATCTTGCTGGTTTTAGCCAGCATGTCGATGATGTGCGCCTCAAAGTCGGCGTCGTGCACCCCCGTCTTCCTGAACTCCCCGGCGTAGCGGTTGTTCTCCCAGTAGTGGTGCCAGTTGCCCCGGCTGTCAGCGCCGAACCCAAAGACGTTCACCTGCAGCAGTGAGGAGGGGGGTAAGCCAGCCCTGACCCCCCTCTGCCGGGCTTGGGACCCCCTTGACCGAGCGCCCGCCATGCTGCCGGGGGGATTTTGCACCGTGCCAAAGGCATACATCCCTCTGCACGGCCTTCCCACCATTCAAGGGTGCCCGTCACCATTGTGTTAAGCAACGGGAGCAAGTGAAACTGCTGCAGTTGGACCCAAAGCAGCCACCTCCCTCCTTAATCCTGCAAGGTTCAAGATCCCAGCAAACCCACCCCATGCCAGCTGGGACCCCACAGCCCAGAGGAGGACCCCGAGGAGCCATCACCCACCTCGTCGCAGACATGGAGGGCAAAGAAGAGCACCAGCATGCCGGTGGAGGGGTAGCGCCCGTGGTGCTCCGTCCAGCGGTCGTGGATGTACTTGAAGAAGGCAGGATTGTAGATCTGCACCTGGGAGGATGGGCTGGGGTTAGTGCCGGAGCCCCGGCCACACTCCCTTCGGCATCGGCACCCCAGGAAGGAGCACCAAAATGTATGTGGGGACCCCGGGGGAAGATGGGGTGATGGGGGCCGTGGCCAAATGGGTGCTCATCGCAGCGGTTGGGACAAGTCCCCCCCTTACCTTTTCTTTGTCCACCCGCAGAAAAGGTTTCACGGGCGCGTACGTgctgggaaaaaagcagaggCAGGTGAGCTCCTGGGGGTCCTGcgcccccccaaccccagcctGAGCTGCCAAGGGACTAGTGCTGGGGGATGTTCTGGGAGGGAGGAACAGACGGATCCCCACCGCTCCCAGGGGAGCTGCCAGCCTGGTGCTGCCAGTGCTCGCCAGGTACTTACAACCTGATCTGGCCGGTGGACAGGGCACTGGCGATCCAGAGCAGGTCCAGGGTTTTGAAGGGCACCAGCACGAAGCTGACGTTGGCGGGCAGGTTCTTGGCACTCTCAGGGTACATGAAATGGTGTGTGGTCCGACTGCCCACGTCGCCCTCAAAACCCACTGTAGGAGCCTGGTTCATCCTGGGGAGAGAGTGGGGAAGGTGGCACCCCCTTCCCAGCCACCCTGTCCCTTGCAGATGACACAGGTGTCCCCCGCCAGCTGTTGAATGCTGCTGAGGAGCAGTATCCCAGCCTGCTGGTGCTCAGGGTGCTAGCATGAGCTGATGGtccccccagccagcccaggggaGGTGGCAGAGGCAGGACCTGTTCCCACCCATCCCAGCACCTGGCAGGACCCGCGGTGGGCTGCTTGACCAAGTAACTGGAGTCGGGCTGTGGCCATGGCGTACAGCACAGGGACAACCGCCCTGGCATCTCCTAAACCACAGCAGACCGGAGAGACGCCGCTGCGGTGCACAGTGGGATCTCAGCATCCACCGGTGCTGCCAGCATCGCCCCGTGCCTCTGTGCTGCCCGTGGAGCTGAGCAGGCGGGGAGTGTCCCTGGCAGTAGTCCCCTGCCCTCACCGCATGACGAAGTCATGCCCGTCGATCTCTGGCCCATAGCTGGAGCCGCGCAGGTTGCCCGAGTTGCCAACCACGGCGCAGCGGCGGCAGCGGTGTGGGTCACGGGAGCGGTAGGGATCCTCGCCCGGCACGATCTGGAAGAGCTTGCTCAGGACCTCGTGGGTGTTGTGGGACTTGAACTGGGGCTGCAGcatctgcgggggggggggggggggggggggcatcagCCAGCAGCCCCCTTCTCGCCAGCGGAGGAGAAAGCTGCGCCCTCCATGCCGGAGGACATCATGGcatgccccagggctgggggacacATGGGGGTGGCCCATCCCCTCGCTCACCATCCACCACCTCTGGACATCTGGCGGCAGGTCCATGTTCTCCTTGGTCCACACTGGGGAGACAGTGCCATCGTAGCGCCTGTCAAACCAGTCGGTAGCCCCGGCCTCCTCGGCCGGACAGCGGCGGCAGGTGCAGCCCCGGGGGTACGGCCCCCCCTTGCTGAGCCGCTGCATGCCAGCGTAGCCGGGCACCAGCTTCACCCGGTGAATGCTGCCCAGCCCGCCGGGGTCCAGGTAGGCGATGCTGTGGTGGGAGTAGGTGAAGAGGAGGGACATGACGAAGACAAGCAGGAAGGCGGTCGAGAGGAAGCAGAAGCGCAATGAGCACTTCATGGTCGGCGGGCGGCTGAGCCAGGGAGGGCGCCCGCTCCGGCATAGGGCTCGGGCATAGGGCACGGGATGGCGTCAGCTGGCCAGCAAGGCTCCCTGTGGGACCGAGAGCTTTAAATCACCGTGGTGGCAGCAGGGATGCAGAGCTCCCGCCTTGAGCCGCTGTGCCAGGCTCCtacctgctgggctgcagctttcCATCCGCGTGGTCCGGCCGTGGCGAGGGCCCCCGGCGGCTCCACGTGCCGGGTGGAGAGCATCTGCTGCCAGCCGCAGTGGCACGGGAGTCCGGCACAGCTCAGCACACCGGCCTCAGCCGCAGCACCGTGCCTCAGCGGCTCCTCTGGGTCCCGGCCCCAGCTGGCTCTCAGCTGCGACAGTGCTCATCGTCCCTGGGGTTTAGCTGATCCGCTGGCACGCTGCCCTTTACCGCTGGCTCGGGAACATGGCCACGATGATACCAGCCTGGACAGGAAGGAGGGGATGGCGGGTTAAGGGACAGTGATGCACACGGCAGAGCCGGGGGGCTACACCGAGCAGGAGGAGGGTGCCCAGTTTGGTTATTCCCCACTGAGTTTTGCAAAATGCCACCCAGCCCGTCCCCGGCATGGGGCTGCGAGGGGACAAGCAGGCGCAGGGTGTAAAGAGAACCGAGATGCCAGCATCGCCTGGCTGTGCCGGCTCCTcgctggcagtgctgggggagcTCCCGGCAGCTCCCAGGCTGTCCCCTCCCTACCTCTGCCAGACAAAGGCTTAGCCATGAACttgcctccagagctgaacaaGCGGCTCCTTTTTGTAGGCTCAATCCTTCTTCTCTATCAAGCCACAAGCAGCCCCTCCAAAACCCTCTTCACTGGCTGCCGCCACCACCAAAACAGCCGGGAAACAGCCGTTTCGCAGCCTGACGGGCACCCCGGGTACTGATGCCAGTGGCTGTCCCCCCCCCGCGTGGCAGCGTCCCTCGGGGAAGGTCACCTGCTCACTCGTGATCCTGGTGGGCAAAAATAGCCGGGGCAGAGGTGCCAGCGCCTGCGCCCGGGGAGGGATGGCTGAGCCCCccaagccggggggggggacaaagCCAGAACCCCCCTCCTcagccctccccctcccccccccccaaaagcctgaaaaaaaaatccccttttaaCACAGCGCTGAGCTGGGGCAGGATCCATCACCCCGGGCGGACGGAGTTGTGACCCCCCCTGGGGCTTTTTGTGGAGGGGGATGccagggcaggaccccccccaagGCCAAACCCTGTGGCAGCGTCGCCtctgcagctcagccctggccctAATTAGGCCAGTGCCGAGGCCAGCAGCGCTAATTAGGAGCTGGCGGGCACCGGGAATGCCtctttcctacaaaaaaaaaatcctctggaaGATGCCAGCTTTCTTACCGGGGTTGGAGGCTGCTGAGCTCCTTGCCAGGTTGGGGGAGACCTAAGTATGGACCCCCTGTCCcttctcccccccagcccatcaCACTGCAGGCATGGATAGTTCCTGCCCAAATCATTAACCCACTGTCAAATATTTGCCCAAGCAGCGACAGTCTTTAGAGGAAAGAGTCAGAAAACGGGTGCACGTCCCAGGCATGATTGTTGTCCGAGTCTTTTCCCTGGCTCGGGGGGGGTTTAATACACCTACACGGCCCATGCATGGCCAGCGAGCGACTGCAATGACTTTCTTGGGTTCCTGCCAGCGGAAAAAGCAGGGGTGGTTGTTAAAGGGAGGGTTTACATCTAGGGGAGTTTGGGACAAAGCCAGTAGAAAAGCTATAACCCCCCCCCCAGATGCACAATGCTGGAAGGTTTCGGAGGTAAAAGGTGATTTGGGGCTCTTTTTAGCTGCAACGTGGCATGGCCGCCAAGCAGGATGGGCCaatcccccttcccctgctcctgccgcTCTCCATCCCATGGGGCTTTTTAAAGGCTAAAGGAAATCGGTTATCACGTGCTCGTGGTATTTTTGTTCCTGGTGAAAGGGGGAAAAATCCCTTTCCGGCTCCCCAGCTCAGTCTGGGTCCTGCCTGCCACATCCCAGCCCCGCCAGCATCTGGAGTGCATTTTGTACAGCCCCATCCTGGGGCCTCCCAGAGCTGCCCCTGACCGCAGGCGGGGAAAAAAACCATCCTCTAGCCCAGCTCATGTGTGTTAAAGCATCCTTAAATACCAGTGGCTTATTTGAGTCATCATTTTCCTAGTAGGGGCTGGCAGCTATTTCCATCTGCACTGGTCCTTATAGACCCCAGCAGAGACACGGCACCTACACGTCCATACATAACGCAGCATTAACTGTACCCTCCTTGCCAGCTCCCAAAGTCAAACCCAGCCTGCCTCCGCCAACTAAAACCCTGATGGCCAGGGGCATCACAGAGCCTCTTTGCACCAGGTTTTGATGTTTCCTTCTTAAAATAACAGGGGATTTCTTCTGAGGTGAGCAAGCCTGGCAACTCAGCAATACGATTACATACACTCCTATTCCCAAATTCATCACCAGGTCTCCTTAATTGCCTC
Above is a genomic segment from Harpia harpyja isolate bHarHar1 chromosome 9, bHarHar1 primary haplotype, whole genome shotgun sequence containing:
- the ST3GAL2 gene encoding CMP-N-acetylneuraminate-beta-galactosamide-alpha-2,3-sialyltransferase 2 isoform X2; the protein is MQRLSKGGPYPRGCTCRRCPAEEAGATDWFDRRYDGTVSPVWTKENMDLPPDVQRWWMMLQPQFKSHNTHEVLSKLFQIVPGEDPYRSRDPHRCRRCAVVGNSGNLRGSSYGPEIDGHDFVMRMNQAPTVGFEGDVGSRTTHHFMYPESAKNLPANVSFVLVPFKTLDLLWIASALSTGQIRFTYAPVKPFLRVDKEKVQIYNPAFFKYIHDRWTEHHGRYPSTGMLVLFFALHVCDEVNVFGFGADSRGNWHHYWENNRYAGEFRKTGVHDADFEAHIIDMLAKTSKIEVYRGN
- the ST3GAL2 gene encoding CMP-N-acetylneuraminate-beta-galactosamide-alpha-2,3-sialyltransferase 2 isoform X1, translating into MKCSLRFCFLSTAFLLVFVMSLLFTYSHHSIAYLDPGGLGSIHRVKLVPGYAGMQRLSKGGPYPRGCTCRRCPAEEAGATDWFDRRYDGTVSPVWTKENMDLPPDVQRWWMMLQPQFKSHNTHEVLSKLFQIVPGEDPYRSRDPHRCRRCAVVGNSGNLRGSSYGPEIDGHDFVMRMNQAPTVGFEGDVGSRTTHHFMYPESAKNLPANVSFVLVPFKTLDLLWIASALSTGQIRFTYAPVKPFLRVDKEKVQIYNPAFFKYIHDRWTEHHGRYPSTGMLVLFFALHVCDEVNVFGFGADSRGNWHHYWENNRYAGEFRKTGVHDADFEAHIIDMLAKTSKIEVYRGN